A genomic window from Arthrobacter globiformis includes:
- a CDS encoding Gfo/Idh/MocA family protein translates to MAFSIGVVGVGQFGGQFAHLFNLHPGVSEVFAVDELAERAAGAVEQYGLAGSIGTFDELLASDVHAVAIFTQRWTHGPLVERALRAGKHVYSAVPMAVTEDEIAKIIDAVRETRNVYMMGETSYYNPATVYAREQHAAGRFGRVFYAEGDYVHDMDLGFYDAYQYSGGERWKETASYPPMLYPTHAIGGVLGALPAHAVSVSCVGVKDDRGDGVFDKDISMFGNDFSNAAALFELNDGGAMRTNEMRRVGYPSHIRESRFRFFGTEASFEQLAKVTVWQDKTNVHDISEQMESRPSVPLDDPSLANVAPELRDAFVSGLAPVHDSDRLPEEFRGAPNGHEGSHQFLVDDFVTAVNTGSLPPVNAWTAARFTLPGIVAHESARRNGERLPIRDFGDAPATLRDVL, encoded by the coding sequence ATGGCGTTTTCGATCGGAGTAGTGGGCGTGGGGCAGTTCGGTGGCCAGTTCGCGCACCTCTTCAACCTCCACCCCGGAGTCAGCGAGGTCTTCGCTGTGGACGAGCTTGCGGAACGTGCGGCCGGGGCGGTTGAGCAATATGGTCTGGCAGGTTCCATAGGCACGTTCGATGAGCTGTTGGCGTCCGACGTCCACGCCGTCGCCATCTTCACGCAGCGGTGGACCCACGGACCGCTGGTGGAGCGGGCGCTCCGGGCCGGAAAGCATGTCTACTCGGCGGTGCCCATGGCCGTGACCGAGGACGAGATCGCGAAGATCATCGACGCCGTCCGCGAGACCCGCAACGTCTACATGATGGGCGAAACCAGCTACTACAACCCGGCCACCGTCTATGCCCGCGAGCAGCACGCGGCCGGCCGGTTCGGGAGGGTGTTCTACGCGGAGGGCGATTACGTCCACGACATGGACCTGGGCTTCTACGACGCCTACCAGTACAGCGGTGGGGAGCGCTGGAAGGAAACCGCCAGCTACCCGCCCATGCTGTACCCGACCCACGCGATTGGCGGTGTCCTCGGTGCCCTGCCGGCCCACGCCGTGAGCGTCAGCTGCGTCGGTGTGAAGGACGACCGCGGGGACGGGGTGTTCGACAAGGACATCAGCATGTTTGGGAACGACTTCTCCAACGCCGCGGCACTCTTCGAGCTGAACGACGGCGGTGCCATGCGGACCAACGAGATGCGCCGGGTGGGCTACCCCTCGCATATCCGTGAGTCCCGGTTCCGGTTCTTCGGCACCGAGGCAAGCTTTGAGCAGCTGGCCAAGGTGACGGTGTGGCAGGACAAGACCAACGTCCATGACATCTCAGAGCAGATGGAGTCACGGCCCAGCGTGCCCCTGGACGATCCGTCGCTCGCCAATGTGGCGCCGGAACTCCGGGACGCCTTCGTGTCCGGTCTGGCGCCGGTGCATGACAGCGACAGGCTGCCCGAGGAGTTCCGCGGCGCGCCCAATGGCCACGAAGGCAGCCACCAGTTCCTCGTGGACGACTTTGTCACGGCCGTGAACACGGGGTCGCTGCCGCCGGTCAACGCATGGACGGCCGCGCGGTTCACCCTGCCCGGCATTGTGGCCCATGAATCCGC